In Zingiber officinale cultivar Zhangliang chromosome 1A, Zo_v1.1, whole genome shotgun sequence, the DNA window atgtcacgcctcgctagcttagcttccgaggtatcttcgtgaagctctaggaatttgtcccagaggtctttagcggaATTGCAGctcccgatccgacttacctcctggggcggcaacacactgagtaggtggaattctgtctttccgttggccacgaattcTGCCTGCTCCTTCTTTATCCAGTTGAAttattctttgtcttttggaactacatagccatatttcatgattaaacaaatatcaaattctgttttgaaaaatacctccatctggcATTTCCACGTCACGAAGTCTccatcgaacttcgggggatgaatattcgctctggccatcgtcttgatcgttgtgcttcagtcggcggttagtccttctgaggcggtctggctctgataccaattgttggtgcagcggaggccggcaagagggggtgaattgcttgaaaaataaaaactataccctcctcgtctttcaactcaaagagatagcaacaataataaaaataaatagcagaaatagaagagagacacATTTTTAACTtcgttacaacccagggggttgaTAATCCAAGGCGGTCGGaaatcgcactagcagagtctccttcactgtaggcagagaagccttttttacacacttagagcgcTCACTAGTTGCgaggaatgaatacagagttggttAATGAGTTGAttatttaattcctagctccaggggcctttatatagcgcctggaaagtctatcccgagggtccaaggcaccactaatgaggttcaaggcgcctccaactcagtcagtggatagaattctattcGGTAttcaaacggtcattttgaccagcttggaggcgcattCAACAATGTTGAAGGCGTCTccattgttgaaggcgcctccaagatggaGGACTGCGCAGGTGCCTCTAGCACTTCCTTTAAGGCGCCTACAGCCAGCTctttagctccttttgactttgtttcaGCTTCCAAAGCTCCGAtaaacttgggtgattgcggccaaccgaaatagggctcacccgaacccaatttctggccttctcctcgagtagccttcctccctggcttaacatccctcgaacgccgcgcacgttcttctcgcccaccgatgtacacttccgcagctctctcatccttcggacgcaccgaacccatcgactcccttcccgtgccgtccttctcgctagctgcgtcttccgctcgactttctgcgctcctaagctcctgcacactcagacacagggatcaaacacaaagcaggacttaaccaacttggttgatcatatcaaaacaaccacggagtTCAACACATCCCTCCTGGAATGATAAAATACTTCCGCCAAAACTATTGAGGCTCGTTCATTCATGGATGCCTGGAGTTGAACTTGTGGGTCAAGTGGTTGTTCTAGTGCATAAACTGGAGGAGCTCTCCCAGTTATTCTTCTGTCGATACGCTGTGCGACTCTTCTAGTGTTATGAAGTCGTCGCTGGTTCTGTCTGTATTCACGTATCTAATCTTCAAATAGAGGAGTTTGGGCAAAAGTAGTAGTTTGACTTACTACTTGTTGTTCAGTCATTACTTCTTTAGCTTTGCTTGCTCTTGTTTTAGTAGCTGATATGGGTCTTGGAAGACTCTTAATTTTCCGACTACGTCCTTCGGTTTTTCAGCTTTGCCAAGGGTTAAGTtttgtaattttgaaattaagtcttTAGGTATTGTTGTGGAATTCTTATGtttggatttttcaagaattgCATTTAGGCTAGTGTGGATATTTTCTAAACTTTCAACAATTTGAACAAGAAGTTGGATTTGGATATTGTTTTGTTTAATTATGGTTGATAATGCAAAGGTGGCCCCTTGGTAATCACTCGGTTTTACAAACCCTACCGCTGGTGTTTCTATAGGATCTGTTGCTTGTATGACTTCATGGTTGGGTATTTTTGGTGATAACATAATTACTCATAAAATTAAAGGTTTAAAGGATAGTACTAATCCTGAAGCTAATTATTGTTAAAAAAGACAGCTCATCACCAAGCTAGACTCACACAAGTGTTTGCTTGGACTTATAAGGTCGATTGCCTGTTGTGCCAAGATAAGACTTGTTCTTTTGTTAGCTTAGTTTGCATAATACCAACGTTTTAACAATAACAGAGCAAGGTAAAGAACTGTGCGTGGGCAGATCATGTCAGAATCAAACATATATAACACGATTGATTAATTTGTTATATTCATGGAGTTGATCTAAAAACTAGTTGTGGTGTAAAAGACTAATCAAAAACTACCTCTTTGCGTTCTGTTCTTGATACGGTGATGATGAGGGGCTCCACCTTGTTGCCATGGTGGAGGTTAGAGGAGGTCAAAGTCATGACGATCAATGCGTATAGGGCATTGGTCGATCGGGTGAAGCATGCCCGActaaggagaaggctccgacccaCCATCGTCTTCAACATGGAGAGCATTAAAACAATCGACACTCAAGGGAGAACGACGAGCAGagccgagccgagcggccaacccCGCTCGGTTAGACAACAAAGCCTGACATCACAGAGTTCAACTCTGGCCGATCGACTACCCCGCTTGGCCTGACAGCAGGTCTCGATAGTTAAAGTGGAACTTCGTTCAAGCAGGCAAGGAGCATCAAGGTGTTGGCTGCCCGGACGGGGCACTAGAGAGGCGGATAGACGACCGAGTGGCCAACCAGCTCGCCCCGATGGTACAGTACATTGATATCCTTCAACATCCTTTTAGGAATTGATGTCGCCGACATCGGGTATGGACAACCAGAAGATCATACGACGGAAGGTTCCActgtcactttagagatatgttcggcccgttaaggtactgtgtcagaggcactttactgacatgtatttttagggaaagctttgagaagtgTGTTCATcttgggaagtgtgcacgcgCACCACCGGAgttctatataaagggaggtctaagcatcgacggaggtatgcgttaCATGCGATATTCACTTTTTTCGTTACAGTAGTCTTCTTATTGCTCCGCTTCATTTCTCATCACCGGTGACTGATTTGAatatcggagggccaacgccgggacTCCTTCCCTGACTCGACACTGTCATAATAGTCTGTATTGTAGGTCCGCAAGAAGTCCACCAAAAATCAACATGAGCACCGTATCTCCAACATTTCGTCTCTTCTGACTTTTGTACAAGATCAGTTCTCATTCAAAGTTATGGTCATCTTTCGCTGCTGGTAGTATGATGGACTATACTAAAGAATCTGCATCCTTAATTCATTTTTATCAATTCCATTGACCATGGATAAACTTTTATTCCTTATCTAGATTCGTTGTCAGtttgatgaaaataaaattcTCTCCATAGCTTCTTACTCTTACCGAATCATCCATTTGAAACTGTCTCCCACTGCAAGTCAAGCAAGAGATCTAGACTAATTAGAAGGAAGTCAGGTGATCTAGATTGAGAATTCTTCCCTCATTAACTTTTTTTTGTTCCTCTCAGTGTTGTAGAGGCATGATTCCACATTAGTGAATGCTCTGTCTCTAATACGGAGTCTTAAATGGTGCAGCTGCCTTGAGATTATGCACAATGTCCGCCACAGAGCCGACGCTCGCAGCGATCGAAACTAGCAGACACAAGAAGCTGAGGCCCTGCAGCGCGAACCACTTGCGATCGCCTCTTCGTATCTTCTCCTGAGCCATGTGCATGCCCAATGGGAAGTACACGGCCAACGGCCAAAACCCCACGGCGCCGATCAGTCCCAGCACAGCGTTGAAGAAGGGAAACAGCATCGCCACCAGCGTCGTGAACATGATGAAGATGGTCCTTAGCACGAGCTTGGACGGCGTGAAGCTCAAGGAGCCGATGGAGTAGCTCTTTTGCAGGAATTTGTTGTCCGGGCAGTAGAAAGCCAGGAAGATCTCGAACCTGGCGAAGATCGGCTGCGCGTAGACCTGATACGCCCCGATGAGATGGACGATGACGCAGACGTTGGCCAAGTCGACGAGCCAGTACGGCTCGTAGAAACCGAAACCGGTGAGGATGTTTCCGGGCGCGTCGTTGCCGAATGCCGCGTAGCCTATGCAACCGAGCGAGAGGTAGAAGACGGTGGTCAGGCCGATGCCGTTGCGCGTCGCCTTCTTCATCGACTTGTTCTCGGCGGGAGGCGACTTCAGGGTGTCCTGCATGATTCAGAGCATGTGGAACATCAGCCGTCGTCGATCGTCGACTACTCATTAATTAATTAGCTCGTTAGATCACCTGAATCTCAATCAAGACGTCCGCAAAAGTGTACGCGAAAGCTATGTTCCCCAGTGCCAGGAGCACGTTGAAGCCCTTCTCGCTGGCGGCGGCGTTGCCGGTGCCGCCCAAAGTGCCTCTGAATTCGCCATGAGAAATCCACTTCCCGACGCACAGGCCGAGGCCGATGAAGGAGTAGCCGAAGGATGTCGTGACCGCCACCACCGACAGCCATGTTATGTTCTCCAAGCTCGGGAACTGGGACAGCACGAGCTCGAAGAGGCCGAACACCACCATGTACATGTTGCCCGACACCAGACACCTCGCGCCGTGCCCATTCCGATGGAAGCAGTTGGCGCGCTTCACCGCCCTTGAGACAAGCAAGAATCGACTATGAAAAATTCGAATTCAAAATTAATGACTGGTTGATGGATCATTCAGCCATACATCATGCTTGTGCTGGCTGTAATGGTGTAGCCCACGAGGGTTCCCCACAGATTCACATACTGAGCACATCCACACAAGAACACTTGCTTTGGACCTTCAGGTACAAGACATAAAAAAAAGGTAATCAATTCCGAGTCATTTCCATCGCTTCTTAATTTTAGTTGCTGTCATGGAAAAGTTTGTACCTAAATACGATCGAACCGCATCGATATATGCGCGATTGATCGTTCCAGTGATGGGATCAGGGAACCTGTAGCAGTTGGCAAGGAGAACAGAGGTGTAGTAGGTGACagcagagaagaagaggagaaccaGAGGCCCGACGATCCACCCTAACTGAGCGACACTCCACGCGAGTGCCAAGACCCCTGAACCGATCAACGCTGCGACGATGTGCGCCGTCGCGGTCCACACAGTTCCTGCATTCGAGAACAGCTCGAGTGTGAGAGAATTCAGGTAAAGTAAGTAACAGGGGCTGCAACAGTTTAATTACCTTGTCTTTCATGATCTCCATGCTCGATGTCGTTAACGATGACGCTTTTCTCCATTATTTGTTTttccctcctctctctctctctctctcagagGATCTCGACCACAGTTGGAATGAGAAAGAAGTGAGGGAGGAGGGAGGTGATTTATAGTGCAGGCGGAGTGTGCTTCCAATACCTGATGATCCCTTTGATTCTTCGATTTGAAATAACAAAGTGGAAGGTTCAAAATTGTAAATCCTTGCCACCACTAAAAGACAGagagacagagagagagagagagagagaggggttgCAATTTGCTTGCATTATTGGAAGACAAGAACATCCATGGAAAAGAAGATGATATAAACCTTAAAAATAGTGTGGATGAGGAACAAATTCAAGTAACTTCCCTTAGCTTGTTATTCTCCTAAAATTACTCCTACTTTCTATTTTGTTTCATTAACTTGCGAGGTAAGTTTCTgaataaaatgataaaataagtCTACTTTTCTCcaacaattttttttatctttatttttaaaatgaagccTACTTTTGCTTTGAGTAGCCCTTTTGTGTTGGAAATGGAGTGCTCGTTCGTTTAGCTTAAATCATTGTTGGTGGTTGCAAACTAATATAATTTTTTGAAAGAATGCTCAAGAACTTTAATTGTACACTGAAAGCAATACTATTGTCGGCCCTCTAATGTCGAACTTGTTATTCACATAGGTCATAGCTAGCATCTTATTCACTTGTTATCGACATTCAAAGTCGAGATTCTAGTCCTTCATGTACTTGTTAGAGACATGCATGATCACCAACAATTTGATACGATACTATCATTTAATTTGCTCTAATGCAGACGCTGTGATCTATAGTTGGACGCCATATATAACCACTAGGAGCCTATTCGAGTACGTAGCATATGTTAGTTAGTGTAAGGTATTGGATGCGACACCATAATCAAATAACAATGCCATAGCACGTGTAAATTCGACACTAATACTAGGTTAATCTATGCTTCCTTATCATGCGGTGATGATAAGTGATCCCATCCCGCGATCATggtggagatcaaagtcaagatggtcaaacaTACCGATAGCATCGACCGGTCGGGCAAGACATGCATCGATCGGAGGAGAAGGTTCCGATCCGTCGCCTCCTTCGACATGGGGGAGAAGACAAACAACCGACGTTCAAAGGAGACGAGGTGCAGAAgtcgagccgagcggctaccccactcggccAGACAACATAGCTTGATGTGGACAGAGTTCGACTTCGACCaagtggctaccccgctcggcctggcAGCAGGCCTCGGCAGTGACAAAGTGGACCTTCGGTCGAGCAGACACACAATGAGGAATAGCGAGATTCTGACCGACCGGACAGGACACTAGAGTAGTGAgatcccggccgagcggccaacccgctcgacctagcagtacactccctctgatatccagcgacattcttttgggagttggtgtcgcCGACACTGGGCATGGGCAGTCAGAAGatcatacgacggaagcttccattattgtcacttcaaagatatgctcgactcgttaaggtactgtgttaggAACACTTTACTGACAAATCTTTCAGTAAAAATTTTAAGAAACATACTTACGTCGGGGAGCGTGCATGAGCGTTAcatgagctctatataagaggggTCTCAGCATTAGAGGAGGTATACGATATTCACTATTTGTGCTATAGTCTTCTTATTGCTCTGCTTTACActtcatcgccggtgactgaTTTGAGAATCGGATTATCAATGTCGGGACCCCTTCTCTGACTCGACACTAACATAATTTGTATTGCAAATCCCAGTGCAGTCTATATGCGATCAGCGGGAGTATTACATCCTCGACTCTAATTCCATCTCTTTAACTTTAGGACATGAACACATTGTGCATTAATTATgagtaatttataattttttacaattctGTATTCACATATTTTATTGTTAATTCCTTCTCGTTGGAAGATATAGGAGTAGCTAGGAGACGTCCTTGCGAATGCAAGGAACCAATGCAAAGTTAATTCTCCAAGTAAAAAGATAATTGTAAATCGAATCGAATCACACTTTCGCCATGCACAGAACAGGAGGATTATTTGCCAATTAGGAGAATAATTCGCTAGATAAGTTCTCGGAAAAGATGAAGCAAAACTTGATTGATGGACGagcaataattaaaattaaagccGAGGAATGCACAAGGCTTAGTGCTCGCCCAGTCACTGGCAGGCAGTAGGCAGTTTAGTAGTCTGCCTACTGCTTTAAATTATAATGATATTGTCTCTCAACAGGTGCAGTCCGCGTTGGCTTCCTATAAACGGCCTTTTGCTTGATGGCTTCCCCCACTGCTCGACTCCATACTCAATATCTAAAGCTGCTCGCATCTATTGTTCCTGACGTGACTGCTtactgattaattaattataagTGTATACAAGAGGAATAGCGTAACGGTGTACGTAGAGAGCATTCCAACGTCGGAGACTGGCTTTCTCCGAGTCTGCAAAGGTGGAAATTATTAACATGGATCGAAAGCAAAAGTAGCTCAATGATACAGTTAAAGTAGGATATGATGAACGCTCTTTTTGAAAGAGCAGAACCGCTTGCCATACTGAGAAGGCAGAAATGGTTTCGTAATAGACGTTTAAAAGAACGTGTCTGCGTATGGATTTAGTAGAGTTCACGAGACGTGTTTGATATTAGAACGTAAACTGTCGCCAAAACGACAAATTAAAGAAGTTTTGAATGGCCCCATGCAGGATCATGTCATGTCCTTTTGTCATGGTCGCGAGATAATAAGATATATGCAAGTTGCCTATTGGTGTATgacactgatgaaactaactcgCAGATTTTGGTTTACtgttgaaaaagtttttgaattGATTTACCTTTATTTAATGTATTCAAAATGATATGGAACTAAAATATATATGGAGAAAAAGCATATTAATTTGACTTACATGGACACCTGCCTTTGGATTATTATGGCTTGCAACTGGGTTCCTGTCAACTGGATCATCTTTTCCTATTTCAATTACATGTTTTGGGGAGCTTCTGAACTCAATTGCAATTGAATCAGAATAACGTTCGCATCAACAGTAGCATTTAAGATGAACACATCATCATTGCAGTTTCATGTGCCACATCTACAATATAATGAATCAACTACAATTGATTAGCAGAGTGCAAATTTGTAAACTGGATACGAGGGTCATGTACATTAAACTGAATTATAAACTTGATCACGTTCCATCCAGTTCTATAATGTCAGGTGCTAGAACAAGTATCAGTGCTAAATCTCACGGTTGTGGTTGCAACCAACAATCTTGACAGAGGTAAATAATTTTGCAAGTGAAGATGTAAGAACATAAATTAGAATTAGTCTGATCTTGATTGAATCTTGATGTGTTGCAGACTTGGATGTTGTTGGTGTTTCAAAAGTGACAGACCAAATTCATGGAAGGTCGTACTTCACATTGCCGAGATAGAGACCACAAGAAGGAGCCATCGGACTTGCAGCGGTCACCGTCTTTGCATTCAAAATTCTTTCAACTACACATCAGATCAACAAATAGTAATTATTACGTTCTGAAATTTTACATCATGGATAATTGTTTTTAATGAAGTAGCAGGTATAGAAATGCAGACCATCGCTTATTGTCAGTTCTCCAGTTCCAACAGATTTTAGAACACCAACCATAAGCCTGACCTGCATGTTTCAATTAATGCCTCTCAAAACCATGAAACCTACAGAATAGGGGCTAGGGcaaaatttaaaaagtaatttGTTTCAGGGAGTCATTGAAAACCACATATAATGTTGACTTGTAGAGCAACAATGTTgtcccagggcgtagcacagacggtggacgCATAACATTTCTGACGTAATGGTtaggggtcgattctcaagaaTTGATGATTTGGAATTTATCCCACTATACGCCTAACGCCtgtgtacctatatttacctctctccatattcgtggggccgacactagggaaCCCGTTAAGGTAACAGATTTACCTTTGTAGAGCAACAATGCCACAAAATTTTGACTTGAAATGCAAGTGCTCACACCAAATGCGAATGATTTGGATATGCCGTAGCAAATATGCATATCAGACTTAAATTTTTTCTTCTAAGGTAAGAGACATATGAGGATCACACAAGACATGAGGATCACATACAAGACTCTAGTCTCTAAATTTCAGCCACCTATTCCGTAGTTTATCCTGTCAATGATAATTAATATTCATACTAACTCTAAAATTGTTGTTCAAGGTGAAAATTTTCAGGTGGCTTGATTCTTGGTATTCGCTTGATCCGTACTAAAAAACAATGATATACATAAACTACCCTTCCTAAAATCTGCCTCAAAATTATGACTAAGGACAGAAGACTTCATTTTGACTCACAAATATCCCATTGCAACCTGTTGATTAGATGACCTGAATTCATCCCAGGCTAGGATGATCTGAAGTGATCCAATCAGTATCAAACATTAGTACCTTGACAGTATTCAAACATTATTGCTCTTTAGGAGATTACCAACATATTCTGAGTACCTTtacagttttttttttacttcatcaCATAACTAAAATAAGACTTGCTGCCATAATTAACCAAGAAAACTAAGAGCCAAAACTACAAAAAATAGAGtaaaactagaggaagatgatTAAATACTGAAAAATACAAAATACACGAATGTGTTTAGAATAAACCTTGGCTCATACTGAATCCTAAAGAAACTCATACCGGAAAAGCCATGTCTACCAAGTATATCATGGAACATGTACTTGAAAATGCCACCTTGGCTAGCAAAAATGGTAGAAAGTAGAACAAGCAGAATAGTAGTGCAAAAAAATACCAAACCTGGTGGTAAAGAAAAGAACGAGCTCTTGCTGCTATAACATAACAACGAtgccttggtttttgtccaaatcCTTGATTGCATCCCTGCAAGCCCACCCAAGTGATGTCTAAGGAACTTGGAGGTGATCCATGGCCTGATTTCTCAGAATGAATGAGACATCCATCAGTTGATTCCAGCTGAGACCTCTCCAACAATGAAGGGAAGTGTAGTGAAGGAAATGTTTCTGTAATGCTAAGTTCATCCAAGGTTTTAATAGGAGATTTCGCCTGAGAATCAATagacaatgattttaaaataataattataataataaaatttcatTAATAATATAAAAAGCAGGAAACATGCAGTATATCCTTCTTTTCACTAAAACGTGATAAAAGAAGAAAGGGAAAACGTGATAAAAGAAGATAAATAAACTTTTGAAAGTCATTCACTGAATGTTACAAAACTAAGAAAAAAAACAGATTCAAAGATCCTTTTTGGTCTTCAGGAAAACAATCTTTAGTATTCTTATCAAAGTAGGCCAAATAAATATATTGATGATTAAGGAGATGAGCTAAAATTGAAGGCAGGCCTTTCTGTGATTGAAGGGTCATAATTTGCAGAATGAGAATCCCTAAGTCATACAAATTCAATATGGGCTAACAAGGCAAAAGAGATCATGCTTTGCACGTCATCTAATTGAACCTTGATCTATCAATACGAGtacaaattctaaaaaaattaacaaatcTATTAAGTTCACATTGTGATTGTTAAAAGACGTCCATATAACAATTGGTGAGGCAACAATACCTACAAAAGGCCCAACAATAAACAAAACAAGTTTTCTGTCATTTCTCTTTAAATATTGTACAAAAATTACCAACTACCATTTTGCTTGATCCTGCAAAACAATTGGTGAGGCATGAGAATTTAGGGTCATTTCAAAGAGAAGGTAACAATTCAATGCCATAGATGGATGGAGAGGCCGCAATCACCGGATCCAAACTCATTGACAAGATGGTAAAATCTAGAAGGGCGAAGTGAGGTTGCGCTAAAAAACGACATTCACATTGTAGCTACAAACAAATAACTTAATTTGATATGCATCAATAATACACTAAAGGAAATGATACAGATATTTAGATTATAAAGAAAGTTAAAGGTAGAATTTTAGTATGATGGATAAAGAAGAACCTGACAACCAGAAGCCCTAAAAGAGCTGAAATCATGAGACCCGACAAGGATTGTACATGCTTTCTGCATGGATAACAGTTATTACTTATTAGAGAAAAAGGTATTACTGGATTTAAGTTTAGATGTAGTAATGAAATCAACCTTCATAGCAAGAATATCCAAGTCCTCAGATATATGCCAAGCACGGTCTTTCTCAAAAGTTGACAATGGCTCTGGTCCGGAGAACAACCGGTAATAGTATCTACAAAGAATTTTGTGTCTTAAGGTAGAATTCAGTCTATACATCAACATACAGAAAATGAGGCCAAAAATAAGTTGCATTCATAGTCTTGCAAGGAAGTATATATCAAATATTCAATTATTGCAACAGTGAATGAGATAGCATACCATACCATTGCACAGCTAAATTCACTGTGCAGAAAGCATGTACATGTAGTCAACCTTAAGGAACACAAACTAAGGAAATCTAGTGTCCAGCAATCTGAACAGGGAAGAAAATATCAAAGAAAGATTTAAACTTATATATTGGAAGACATTTTCAGGAACTGGAATCTGTGGTAATAGTTATCAGCCAACAAAAGAAACAGCTACAAGCAAAGGTTGGCCACTGATGTGCCAAACTACTAATGTATGCGTCAGATATGCCACAGAAGACAGACACATATCCAGGGAGAAAAAATAAGGAGTTCTACTGATGCAGGCACACAAGGAGAAGGGGAGAGACAGAGAGCAACAACAAATTTCATTAACCAAAAAGTGAGTAACAGAATCTGAAAAATTCCTACAGAACTTTGGGAAtcacttgtattttattttatatgataAGTTATCATTCTGATTATTCTTCATGGCATTGACAATCAGTAGTAAAAGCAGTTGGGCTGAGGTCATGATATCAACAGCCAACAGAAACTAGAAATAATAAAGTTTAACACAATTAATGTTTTAATACTTTGACTTTAGCAGCTAACACATTTTCCATTCATGGACTTGTTGCAGGAGAAAATATGACTAGCAAAGGTGCAACTACATAAAACCCAAGATCAAGGACTTTTCAGCATTAGAGGAGCATAAGCAAAACAATGAGCTAGTTTTTGACGAACTGAAAATATAGATAGCAGGTTGTTTGATTGTGCAACATGTGATTGAAGCAATTAGCAAACAATGTGTTCATAAATTAAGCAACGTGCATAAGGTTTTTATCATCAAGAAGCATGAGAATATTCAAATGAATCAACTGCACATATGAGCCCTTTTGACGCCATAAACAAAATTTTTGCTTAGAAATGTTAATTTATCACTAGTCATCTCAAGTTCTGAAATCAGTAactttaataaaataaatgatgAGAAGCACATAATGGAACTTCACATTGAAGATATTTTCTGCTACCTACGTCCTCTCTAAGGCCTTGAATCTAGCATGGAAATCTGATGGAACACATCGAACATCAACTATCGATATGTCGCCTTCACATTTCtgtcataaaaaaaaaacatctatgATTATTTCAATTATCAAAGTATCAACACTAATAGATTGcaagaaattaaagaaatatgAATCCAGATTAGTTCTCAGGAGCATAACATCGAAGTAAACACCAGCTCAAAATGTGAAAATATTAGATGCAGTATTTATCTTTTGCACATAAAAGCCCATGAGAACATGCAAAAggtatgaaaaattaaagccTATTACAACAGGTACAAATATGATTTTTCTGACATAGAAAACAGTCAAACCTGTAAAAAGTGGTTCATGGCACGCCTTACAACAGATGGTTCATGTGGTGGTAactgcaaaatgcaaagtatgtcaCATGAAATATCAATTTTATACCTTAGTAAAACAAGGCATATATAGATAGACATGTGCCATATAAACACAGatgaaaaaatagtaacaacagAAAACTGATGGATCTGatatcaaaaaaataaatggAAAAGGACAATTATACTAGAGAGTACAGATTACTGAACAATGTTTCTTTTAAAATGACTAGATTTGACTAAAAACAGATAAATTGTCCATTTCTAGTACGTAAATAACTCTGTAAATCACATACCACTTCTCCAGGCTTCCTTTTACTTATTCGCTCAACATCAACATGGCAAACATTGGATAATGCATGAACTCCAGCATCCtggaaaaaaagaaagagaaaattttTAACTCGCCTGATCCACTCGCAAAGTAAATTAATTTGACAACCAAGTATGCAAAATAACAATAGTGGTGAGACACACAACTACAGGTGAAGCTCAACTGATGAATGTGAAATTGAAATATGTAATTTTTGGACTCCAGCAAGGCAAACATAGTTAGTCTCTCC includes these proteins:
- the LOC122017654 gene encoding tRNA pseudouridine synthase A-like, with translation MMDDSSDLCSATPSLNSSKEPKRPLDSPSESLKPPKQQRSEEEAGEGGDGMSHNSKAQRYLIAVEYIGTRFSGSQRQPNCRTVVGLLEEAFHKFIGQPVSVTCSSRTDAGVHALSNVCHVDVERISKRKPGEVLPPHEPSVVRRAMNHFLQKCEGDISIVDVRCVPSDFHARFKALERTYYYRLFSGPEPLSTFEKDRAWHISEDLDILAMKKACTILVGSHDFSSFRASGCQAKSPIKTLDELSITETFPSLHFPSLLERSQLESTDGCLIHSEKSGHGSPPSSLDITWVGLQGCNQGFGQKPRHRCYVIAARARSFLYHQVRLMVGVLKSVGTGELTISDVERILNAKTVTAASPMAPSCGLYLGNVKYDLP
- the LOC122017644 gene encoding amino acid permease 6-like translates to MEKSVIVNDIEHGDHERQGTVWTATAHIVAALIGSGVLALAWSVAQLGWIVGPLVLLFFSAVTYYTSVLLANCYRFPDPITGTINRAYIDAVRSYLGPKQVFLCGCAQYVNLWGTLVGYTITASTSMMAVKRANCFHRNGHGARCLVSGNMYMVVFGLFELVLSQFPSLENITWLSVVAVTTSFGYSFIGLGLCVGKWISHGEFRGTLGGTGNAAASEKGFNVLLALGNIAFAYTFADVLIEIQDTLKSPPAENKSMKKATRNGIGLTTVFYLSLGCIGYAAFGNDAPGNILTGFGFYEPYWLVDLANVCVIVHLIGAYQVYAQPIFARFEIFLAFYCPDNKFLQKSYSIGSLSFTPSKLVLRTIFIMFTTLVAMLFPFFNAVLGLIGAVGFWPLAVYFPLGMHMAQEKIRRGDRKWFALQGLSFLCLLVSIAASVGSVADIVHNLKAAAPFKTPY